Proteins found in one Miscanthus floridulus cultivar M001 chromosome 4, ASM1932011v1, whole genome shotgun sequence genomic segment:
- the LOC136551140 gene encoding O-methyltransferase 1, chloroplastic-like isoform X1, which translates to MVRMLLLHLLGNWIERRNCKARPRQQVTSARHMPALPPPPAAPSARRRSLNLPPPPRPPRSSSSWNSRKRSPLRPSATDAGAPRGGPPPEPEEIDQLLLTALRAARIRDEESRRSDPLFIDPYAAVLLSHDVAHHDMGYLDSHGVPWQDHYRLITRYIDDKLQNLINNSEDIRQIVLLTDGMDTRPYRLNWPRLSVIYDVSPGKVFTAATKQLRGTGAKVSRNCVLLHTSLESHDLQAGLSKNGFNGNRLSLWVLQGLPLTTTTTLENLLLVISNLAMKGSIFIGELPHFPDCTAPMDMGLEQENLEKLFFNQGFRVSFVQYDNVAKDIGLDLATPWEQCGRMLFVAEQLRFSDGQMESFRIQFERIEEDADEEGFEEL; encoded by the exons ATGGTTCGAATGCTACTGCTGCACCTGCTCGGCAACTGGATAGAGAGAAGAAACTGTAAGGCGCGCCCACGTCAGCAGGTGACGTCGGCTCGGCACATgcccgcgctgccgccgccgccggcggccccGTCCGCACGCCGCAGGTCTCTGAACCTGCCACCGCCGCCACGTCCCccacgctcctcctcctcctggaacaGCCGCAAGCGCTCGCCGCTGCGGCCCTCGGCAACCGACGCCGGCGCGCCCCGCGGAGGCCCGCCCCCGGAGCCAGAGGAAATCGACCAGCTCCTCCTCACCGCCCTCCGCGCCGCTCGCATCCGCGACGAGGAGTCTCGCCGCTCAG ATCCTCTTTTCATCGATCCATATGCTGCCGTTCTTCTTTCACATGATGTGGCACATCATGATATGGGTTATCTAGATTCACATGGAGTGCCTTGGCAAGACCATTATAGGCTAATAACCAGATATATTGATGACAAATTACAGAATTTGATCAATAATTCAGAAGATATTAGACAG ATTGTTCTGTTGACAGATGGAATGGACACTCGTCCGTACAGGCTGAACTGGCCAAGGTTGTCTGTTATATATGATGTGTCACCAGGAAAAGTATTCACAGCAGCAACTAAGCAGCTCAGAG GAACTGGAGCGAAAGTGTCGCGAAATTGTGTCTTGCTTCATACTTCTTTGGAATCCCATGATTTACAAGCAGGGTTGAGCAAAAATGGTTTCAATGGGAATAGGCTCAGCTTGTGGGTACTGCAG GGTTTACCTCTGACCACAACCACAACTTTGGAAAATCTCTTGCTTGTCATAAGCAATTTAGCAATGAAAGGAAGTATCTTCATAGGAGAACTGCCCCATTTTCCAGACTGTACTGCACCAATGGACATG GGTTTGGAACAGGAGAATCTGGAAAAGCTTTTCTTTAATCAGGGCTTTCGAGTCAGCTTTGTGCAATATGACAATGTTGCAAAGGATATTGGCTTAGATCTAGCTACTCCATGGGAACAATGTGGCAGAATGCTTTTTGTTGCAGAACAGCTGCGGTTTTCAGATGGACAG ATGGAGAGCTTCCGGATTCAATTTGAAAGAATAGAGGAGGACGCTGACGAAGAAGGATTTGAGGAACTCTAG
- the LOC136551140 gene encoding O-methyltransferase 1, chloroplastic-like isoform X2: MVRMLLLHLLGNWIERRNCKARPRQQVTSARHMPALPPPPAAPSARRRSLNLPPPPRPPRSSSSWNSRKRSPLRPSATDAGAPRGGPPPEPEEIDQLLLTALRAARIRDEESRRSDPLFIDPYAAVLLSHDVAHHDMGYLDSHGVPWQDHYRLITRYIDDKLQNLINNSEDIRQIVLLTDGMDTRPYRLNWPRLSVIYDVSPGKVFTAATKQLRGTGAKVSRNCVLLHTSLESHDLQAGLSKNGFNGNRLSLWVLQGLPLTTTTTLENLLLVISNLAMKGSIFIGELPHFPDCTAPMDMGLEQENLEKLFFNQGFRVSFVQYDNVAKDIGLDLATPWEQCGRMLFVAEQLRFSDGQAREPAVDC; encoded by the exons ATGGTTCGAATGCTACTGCTGCACCTGCTCGGCAACTGGATAGAGAGAAGAAACTGTAAGGCGCGCCCACGTCAGCAGGTGACGTCGGCTCGGCACATgcccgcgctgccgccgccgccggcggccccGTCCGCACGCCGCAGGTCTCTGAACCTGCCACCGCCGCCACGTCCCccacgctcctcctcctcctggaacaGCCGCAAGCGCTCGCCGCTGCGGCCCTCGGCAACCGACGCCGGCGCGCCCCGCGGAGGCCCGCCCCCGGAGCCAGAGGAAATCGACCAGCTCCTCCTCACCGCCCTCCGCGCCGCTCGCATCCGCGACGAGGAGTCTCGCCGCTCAG ATCCTCTTTTCATCGATCCATATGCTGCCGTTCTTCTTTCACATGATGTGGCACATCATGATATGGGTTATCTAGATTCACATGGAGTGCCTTGGCAAGACCATTATAGGCTAATAACCAGATATATTGATGACAAATTACAGAATTTGATCAATAATTCAGAAGATATTAGACAG ATTGTTCTGTTGACAGATGGAATGGACACTCGTCCGTACAGGCTGAACTGGCCAAGGTTGTCTGTTATATATGATGTGTCACCAGGAAAAGTATTCACAGCAGCAACTAAGCAGCTCAGAG GAACTGGAGCGAAAGTGTCGCGAAATTGTGTCTTGCTTCATACTTCTTTGGAATCCCATGATTTACAAGCAGGGTTGAGCAAAAATGGTTTCAATGGGAATAGGCTCAGCTTGTGGGTACTGCAG GGTTTACCTCTGACCACAACCACAACTTTGGAAAATCTCTTGCTTGTCATAAGCAATTTAGCAATGAAAGGAAGTATCTTCATAGGAGAACTGCCCCATTTTCCAGACTGTACTGCACCAATGGACATG GGTTTGGAACAGGAGAATCTGGAAAAGCTTTTCTTTAATCAGGGCTTTCGAGTCAGCTTTGTGCAATATGACAATGTTGCAAAGGATATTGGCTTAGATCTAGCTACTCCATGGGAACAATGTGGCAGAATGCTTTTTGTTGCAGAACAGCTGCGGTTTTCAGATGGACAG GCGAGGGAACCTGCAGTAGATTGCTAG